One Manihot esculenta cultivar AM560-2 chromosome 18, M.esculenta_v8, whole genome shotgun sequence genomic window carries:
- the LOC122722425 gene encoding exopolygalacturonase-like — protein MDYRGDEHISSYGQDTRMLLFVFFVFPFSIQSARSLVGFRLVVRVQSAVFDVKNYGGKADGKSDISKALLGAWKEACSAKGSNIVVVPKGTYSIGLTDLNGPCKGAMELQVQGTLLAPINPSSYAKDSWITFAYIDQFKLSGGGTFDGQGQVAWKQNNCGRNPKCKRLPVYVLLVPLKTRQSLRFDFITNSVVQDVTSLDSKNFHVNLLGGKNLTFDRFTITAPGDSVNTDGIHIGHSNGINIINSNIATGDDCISIGGASEQIRITNVRCGHGHGISVGSLGKTTDEFVSGIFVRNCTFYDTDNGVRIKTWPALHGGMASDMHFEDIMMKNVRNPIIIDQMYCPWNQCNPKVTRKEMKMKESLNALSVDKSARNMKFL, from the exons ATGGATTATCGAGGAGATGAGCATATTTCAAGTT ACGGCCAAGATACTCGCATGTTGCTctttgtcttttttgtttttccattTTCTATTCAATCTGCTCGCTCACTCGTCGGGTTTCGCCTCGTCGTGCG AGTTCAATCTGCcgtatttgatgtgaaaaattatGGTGGTAAAGCCGATGGCAAGTCAGATATTAGCAAG gcATTATTGGGCGCGTGGAAAGAGGCTTGTTCAGCAAAGGGTTCCAACATAGTTGTAGTACCCAAAGGAACATATTCCATAGGTTTAACTGACTTAAATGGTCCATGCAAGGGAGCCATGGAGCTTCAAGTCCAAGGAACCTTATTGGCACCGATAAACCCTAGCAGTTATGCCAAGGACAGCTGGATTACTTTTGCATACATTGATCAATTCAAATTATCCGGTGGTGGAACCTTCGACGGACAAGGGCAAGTGGCTTGGAAGCAAAATAACTGCGGTCGAAATCCAAAATGCAAGAGACTTCCAGTT TATGTGCTTCTTGTCCCTTTAAAAACACGCCAGAGCTTGCGGTTTGACTTCATCACCAACAGCGTAGTTCAGGACGTAACATCGCTCGATAGTAAGAATTTCCATGTCAATCTTCTAGGTGGCAAAAACCTTACTTTCGATCGCTTCACGATCACTGCACCAGGAGATAGCGTCAATACAGATGGAATTCACATCGGGCATTCAAACGGGATCaacattattaattcaaatattgcCACCGGCGATGACTGCATCTCCATTGGTGGTGCCAGCGAACAAATAAGGATCACAAACGTACGATGTGGACATGGACATGGCATTAGCGTGGGAAGTTTAGGGAAGACCACTGATGAATTTGTCTCCGGAATTTTCGTAAGGAACTGCACCTTCTATGACACCGACAATGGAGTGAGAATTAAGACATGGCCGGCATTACATGGTGGCATGGCCTCTGATATGCATTTCGAGGATATTATGATGAAAAATGTCCGCAACCCTatcattatagatcaaatgtacTGCCCATGGAATCAGTGCAATCCAAAGGTAACgcgaaaagaaatgaaaatgaaagagtCTCTTAATGCATTGTCCGTGGACAAATCTGCCCGCAACATGAAATTTCTGTAA